The proteins below come from a single Chryseobacterium bernardetii genomic window:
- a CDS encoding tyrosine-protein phosphatase: MSKLIKISVITISLCCMFSCQTQHFEAPEYGKNEVEKVIRIKKVHNFRAVGNIKNTEGRTLKEGMLYRSAHLHQFKKKSFDELGKLGISEIIDLRNSKEISEKPDHLPNGITYKKYSAFEDEGDQLSQARKLVLKGKVNASDADQRMIGFYREYVTENPQTIKTIITEILDSDKPILYHCTAGKDRTGIVTALILTILKFDKETIYNEYLLSNNFRKPLVEKRLRLANNLHFLYPNMDLQVLEKLSWVEKRYLDAAFREIDKKYGSTDAYIQQVLGISEARRTQYIQKFTH; the protein is encoded by the coding sequence TTGAGTAAATTAATCAAAATATCAGTTATTACGATTTCATTATGCTGTATGTTCTCATGCCAAACACAGCATTTTGAAGCCCCGGAATATGGTAAAAATGAAGTGGAAAAAGTGATTAGGATCAAAAAAGTTCATAATTTCCGGGCGGTAGGCAATATTAAAAATACAGAAGGACGAACTTTAAAAGAAGGAATGCTGTACAGAAGTGCCCATCTTCATCAATTTAAAAAGAAATCATTTGATGAATTGGGGAAACTGGGAATTTCTGAAATTATAGATTTAAGGAATTCAAAAGAGATTTCTGAAAAACCTGATCATCTTCCGAATGGGATCACCTATAAGAAATATTCAGCTTTTGAAGATGAAGGAGATCAGTTATCACAAGCCAGAAAACTGGTTCTGAAAGGAAAAGTAAATGCTTCTGATGCAGACCAAAGAATGATCGGTTTCTACCGTGAATATGTTACGGAAAATCCACAGACGATAAAAACAATCATTACAGAGATTCTTGATTCTGATAAACCTATTCTGTACCACTGTACTGCTGGAAAAGACAGGACCGGAATCGTTACGGCTTTAATCCTGACCATATTGAAGTTCGACAAAGAAACGATCTATAATGAATACCTTTTATCTAATAATTTCAGGAAACCTTTGGTAGAGAAAAGATTAAGGCTGGCAAACAATTTACATTTCTTATATCCAAACATGGATTTGCAGGTTTTGGAAAAGTTAAGTTGGGTAGAAAAAAGATATCTTGATGCGGCTTTTAGGGAGATCGATAAAAAATATGGTTCTACAGATGCCTATATTCAGCAGGTATTAGGCATTTCTGAGGCCCGGAGAACTCAATATATCCAAAAGTTTACCCATTGA